The following are from one region of the Methanospirillum hungatei genome:
- a CDS encoding PAS domain S-box protein: MYSVLYVDDEPELLEIGQIYLQKYWNLRVTTVSSAQEALSSLNISTFDIIVSDYQMPEMDGISFLKTLRDSEHFVPFILFTGKGREEVVIEALNNGADFYLQKGGEPKAQYAELVNMIQKAVEKRRAELELLRVHHQSKMIINHLPDPTFVISTDGYLIAWNRAIEKVTGYSEQEMLSIKLRDCSQRIFGIPRLSLADHIFNPDSRIQEWYENIIHEEDTITAETIVCLGSGGKRNVWVKASPLYDENDQLIGVVETLRDITLIKQNELDLARKSRALDESARTLQNIIDFIPDPTFAIDNNGTVIAWNRAIERMTQKNAIDILGHGNHAYAEPFYSKRCPTLIDLALQDHPEIRTKYDFIKNEHDHLIAEVHNDQIYVGKRAFLWAIVAPLYDGDGNISGAIESIRDITEKKELELQLREKVEDLASSYEEIAAQNEEIRTSLDEIENQKSLLEINEKRFRSFIEHLPDGVIIHRDDAISYANPMACQILGYDDLSCLMGRSPLDVVHPECREKINDRIFRAAETKHPFIEGKFLRMDSTEIPVEVAETPVYIDDSISVMTIFRDITEEYERKSALRQAQNKVKILSSITQHDIKNELGTVMTILDLVSSGDIPHEEAELIKRAIDPCTNILEQLKTTFEYQTIGVMEPGWFTLSSLGFQAARHHKIHTSFYTFKGEDARIFADPLISKVFENLIDNSLRHGKNVSQINLYGERGLHNLKVVYEDDGVGIAYDDKNRIFEEGFGKNTGLGLFLIKEILAMTGISICECGEPGQGVRFEMNIPQGKWE; encoded by the coding sequence ATGTATTCCGTTCTATATGTTGATGATGAACCTGAATTATTGGAGATCGGGCAGATATATCTTCAAAAATACTGGAATTTAAGAGTAACAACAGTATCTTCAGCGCAAGAGGCATTATCATCCCTGAACATTTCAACTTTTGACATTATTGTATCTGACTACCAGATGCCTGAGATGGATGGGATATCTTTTTTAAAAACACTCAGGGATTCAGAACATTTTGTTCCATTTATTCTTTTTACGGGGAAAGGTCGTGAAGAAGTCGTTATTGAAGCACTGAATAATGGAGCTGATTTTTATCTGCAAAAGGGAGGCGAACCAAAGGCCCAATATGCTGAACTGGTAAATATGATTCAGAAAGCCGTTGAAAAAAGACGTGCCGAACTAGAATTATTACGAGTGCATCATCAGTCAAAGATGATTATTAATCATCTTCCTGACCCGACATTTGTTATTAGTACTGATGGATATCTGATCGCCTGGAATCGTGCCATAGAAAAGGTGACCGGATATTCAGAACAGGAAATGTTAAGCATCAAATTGAGAGACTGTTCCCAGAGAATCTTTGGAATTCCCAGATTATCTCTTGCGGATCATATTTTTAATCCTGATTCCAGAATTCAGGAATGGTATGAAAATATTATTCATGAAGAGGATACCATCACCGCTGAGACAATAGTGTGCCTCGGATCAGGGGGTAAACGAAATGTATGGGTGAAAGCAAGCCCGCTTTATGATGAAAATGATCAACTCATTGGAGTCGTTGAAACGCTTCGTGATATAACTCTTATCAAACAAAATGAACTGGATCTTGCAAGGAAGTCCCGTGCTTTGGATGAGAGTGCCCGGACACTTCAAAATATTATTGACTTTATTCCAGATCCCACCTTTGCGATTGATAATAATGGAACAGTCATCGCCTGGAACCGTGCAATTGAACGGATGACTCAGAAAAATGCCATCGACATCCTCGGTCACGGAAATCATGCGTATGCAGAGCCGTTTTATTCAAAACGTTGTCCCACCCTCATCGATCTTGCCTTACAAGATCATCCTGAAATTCGAACAAAATACGATTTTATTAAAAATGAACATGATCACCTGATTGCAGAAGTCCATAATGACCAGATTTATGTTGGAAAAAGAGCTTTTTTATGGGCAATAGTTGCCCCATTGTATGATGGCGATGGAAATATATCCGGAGCTATTGAATCCATCCGTGATATAACGGAAAAAAAGGAGTTGGAACTGCAACTTAGGGAAAAGGTAGAGGATCTCGCCTCTTCATATGAGGAGATTGCAGCTCAGAATGAAGAAATTCGCACCAGTTTGGATGAAATCGAAAATCAAAAAAGTTTACTTGAAATTAACGAAAAGCGATTTAGAAGTTTTATTGAACACCTTCCAGATGGTGTCATCATTCATCGGGATGATGCGATAAGTTATGCGAATCCAATGGCCTGTCAGATTCTTGGATATGACGATCTTTCCTGCTTAATGGGAAGGTCTCCTCTTGATGTTGTTCATCCAGAATGCCGAGAAAAGATAAATGATCGCATTTTCCGGGCAGCTGAAACAAAACACCCATTCATCGAAGGAAAATTTTTACGAATGGATAGTACTGAAATCCCTGTGGAAGTTGCAGAAACTCCTGTGTATATTGATGATTCCATATCTGTGATGACCATTTTCAGGGATATCACAGAGGAGTATGAACGAAAAAGTGCTCTTCGTCAGGCTCAGAATAAGGTAAAAATCCTCTCATCGATAACCCAGCATGACATTAAAAATGAACTTGGAACAGTCATGACCATTCTTGATCTGGTTAGTTCAGGTGATATTCCACACGAGGAAGCAGAATTGATAAAAAGAGCCATTGATCCCTGCACGAATATCCTCGAGCAATTAAAAACCACCTTTGAGTATCAAACGATAGGAGTAATGGAACCCGGATGGTTTACCTTGAGTTCTCTTGGATTTCAGGCCGCACGGCATCATAAGATCCATACCTCGTTCTATACTTTCAAAGGTGAAGATGCCCGGATTTTTGCCGATCCTCTGATCTCAAAAGTATTTGAGAACCTTATTGATAATTCACTTCGTCATGGGAAGAATGTCAGCCAAATCAATTTATATGGAGAGAGGGGATTACACAATCTGAAAGTTGTTTATGAGGATGATGGTGTTGGTATTGCCTATGATGACAAAAACCGGATCTTTGAAGAAGGTTTTGGTAAGAACACCGGGCTTGGGTTATTTCTCATAAAGGAAATTCTTGCCATGACAGGGATCTCGATTTGTGAATGTGGTGAACCTGGACAGGGAGTCAGATTTGAAATGAATATTCCTCAGGGAAAATGGGAATAA
- a CDS encoding methyl-accepting chemotaxis protein produces MNKINNHYNLHDYSMIRYMPSPLVLVKEGQIKEISLSAVHLLGGETPDRYLDMDFCTTFQILPKERDRFHGMYREAVNKPMSISEVSGKFSVNGPDKSPGEIFLTFSSFSSSSSNDEDMVLIGLQISPSGIGDQYGHALSIRENDVIFKDNPALMLILDPSFDIVDVNNAWVQKSGYSREQLLSMNLKDLSVLSRSGDTIDRAIREKKAISGEMVLDTPNGRLALVYHYTPVFHPRDRDAIDSLLAVYFDVTENRSLQRKNQLMIEKNPTLFFILDKNLQITEANPSWEAFSGYTRDQLLSMKLTDFKVYERSGGNIMDAFTKGAEVTGELGVEVPNGRVHLQYHYVPFVSEDGQIDEILAAYFDVTYLHSLAQRNRVLIEKNPTLFFILDKSLQITEANPSWVTVSGYSMDQLLSMKLTDFKVYERSGGNIMDAFTKGAEVTGELGVIVPKGKLHLQFHYVPLPSEDGTINEILAAYFDISSIKALENKNQMIIENNPGLIFILDKDLKIIRANKTWVELSGYSQEQILSMKLTDFKILERKGEDFRLAFTKGIAVTGELLVETPKKKLYLTAHYLPLPDENGKIDEVLGVYFDITTIRELEQKLQKSIGEIADTLSALANKNLSVSTPIYDEDPLIGVKTDLNSSIQAIHDVLVTILTQSKSLAQSIEDISRATVDLTEGSQQVALISQQASQEISNQLQELDRVSNEITDLSASIEEISASAQDVRKLVAQIASNGNQAVHQGKEATEKMKIVEKISREATDQIITLNNRMNEVGKIVQMIGDIANQTNLLALNAAIEAARAGEHGRGFAVVAGEVKNLAGESKLATGKIGELISTLTKESEMTAESMKNAFDSIIAGSSSVGNALASLNQIAKDIEIAESNVSEITRATENQAEATNRVTQNVGVIQQMVTGEEQKMTGLAAVAEESSASTEEIASASGEISDMAKGLKKKVESFSL; encoded by the coding sequence ATGAATAAAATAAACAATCATTACAACCTGCATGACTATTCGATGATCAGATATATGCCATCACCCCTCGTTCTTGTGAAAGAGGGCCAGATAAAGGAGATATCCTTGTCTGCAGTTCACCTGCTGGGTGGGGAGACTCCTGATCGGTATTTGGACATGGATTTTTGCACGACATTTCAAATCCTCCCCAAGGAGAGGGATCGTTTTCATGGTATGTATAGAGAGGCCGTGAACAAACCGATGAGTATAAGTGAAGTATCTGGGAAATTTTCAGTGAATGGACCTGATAAGAGTCCCGGGGAAATTTTCCTTACCTTCTCATCATTCTCATCATCTTCATCGAATGATGAGGATATGGTTCTGATTGGTCTTCAGATCAGTCCTTCAGGGATCGGAGATCAATATGGGCATGCTCTGTCAATTCGAGAGAACGATGTCATTTTTAAGGATAATCCGGCCCTGATGCTTATCCTGGATCCTTCTTTTGACATTGTTGATGTGAATAATGCATGGGTACAAAAAAGTGGATATTCACGTGAACAACTCCTTTCAATGAATTTAAAAGATCTCTCGGTCCTCTCCCGGTCAGGTGACACTATTGACCGTGCAATCAGAGAGAAAAAGGCGATATCCGGAGAGATGGTTCTGGATACTCCTAACGGAAGACTTGCCCTGGTGTATCATTACACTCCGGTTTTTCATCCAAGGGACAGAGATGCTATAGATAGTCTTCTCGCTGTATACTTTGATGTAACCGAAAATCGGAGTCTGCAACGAAAGAATCAGTTGATGATCGAAAAAAATCCCACTCTTTTCTTCATACTGGATAAAAACCTTCAGATAACTGAAGCGAACCCTTCCTGGGAGGCTTTCAGTGGGTATACCCGGGACCAGCTCCTTTCCATGAAACTCACTGATTTTAAAGTATATGAGCGTTCGGGAGGGAATATTATGGATGCGTTTACAAAAGGTGCTGAAGTAACCGGTGAACTCGGTGTTGAAGTCCCCAATGGGAGGGTCCACTTACAATATCATTATGTGCCTTTTGTATCAGAGGATGGACAGATAGATGAAATTCTTGCTGCATATTTTGATGTGACCTATTTACATTCCCTGGCACAAAGAAACCGTGTTCTTATTGAAAAAAACCCCACTCTTTTCTTCATACTTGATAAAAGCCTTCAGATAACTGAAGCGAATCCTTCCTGGGTAACTGTCAGTGGATATTCCATGGATCAACTCCTTTCAATGAAACTAACCGATTTTAAAGTGTATGAACGCTCAGGAGGGAATATCATGGATGCATTTACGAAGGGTGCTGAAGTGACTGGTGAACTGGGAGTTATCGTCCCGAAAGGAAAACTTCACTTGCAATTCCATTATGTTCCCCTTCCCTCAGAAGATGGCACAATTAATGAGATTCTTGCAGCATATTTCGATATTTCGTCCATTAAGGCCCTTGAAAATAAAAATCAGATGATTATTGAAAATAATCCAGGGCTGATATTTATTCTTGACAAGGACCTTAAGATTATCCGTGCAAACAAAACCTGGGTAGAGTTAAGTGGATATTCTCAAGAACAAATCCTTTCCATGAAACTTACTGATTTTAAGATTCTTGAACGAAAAGGTGAGGATTTCAGACTTGCGTTCACAAAAGGAATCGCTGTGACTGGAGAACTTCTGGTTGAAACACCAAAAAAGAAGTTATACCTGACGGCCCATTATCTGCCTCTTCCAGATGAGAATGGAAAAATTGATGAGGTTCTTGGAGTATATTTTGATATTACCACTATCCGGGAACTTGAGCAGAAATTGCAGAAGAGTATTGGTGAGATAGCCGATACCTTATCCGCTCTGGCAAATAAGAATCTCTCGGTTTCAACTCCGATATATGATGAAGATCCACTTATCGGGGTGAAGACAGATCTGAATTCATCTATCCAGGCGATACATGATGTCCTCGTCACCATTCTCACTCAAAGTAAATCTCTTGCTCAGTCGATTGAAGATATCAGCAGGGCAACAGTGGACCTCACGGAGGGTTCTCAACAGGTAGCTTTGATAAGCCAGCAGGCATCACAGGAGATATCAAATCAATTGCAGGAGTTGGATCGTGTTTCGAATGAGATTACTGACCTTTCTGCATCGATTGAAGAGATTTCTGCAAGCGCTCAGGATGTTAGGAAATTAGTTGCTCAAATAGCTTCGAATGGGAATCAGGCTGTTCATCAGGGGAAAGAAGCAACTGAAAAAATGAAGATCGTTGAAAAAATCTCCCGTGAAGCGACTGATCAGATAATAACCCTGAATAACCGGATGAACGAAGTAGGCAAAATTGTTCAGATGATTGGGGATATTGCGAATCAAACGAATTTATTGGCACTTAATGCAGCAATCGAAGCCGCCAGAGCCGGAGAACATGGAAGAGGTTTTGCAGTTGTTGCTGGAGAAGTAAAGAACCTGGCCGGAGAATCCAAACTTGCGACGGGAAAAATCGGAGAACTTATCTCCACACTGACGAAAGAGAGTGAAATGACTGCAGAATCTATGAAAAATGCATTTGATAGTATTATTGCCGGTTCTTCATCTGTTGGAAATGCTCTCGCATCACTCAATCAGATTGCAAAAGACATTGAAATTGCTGAAAGTAATGTATCGGAGATTACACGTGCCACGGAAAACCAGGCAGAGGCAACCAACCGGGTTACACAAAATGTCGGGGTAATTCAACAGATGGTGACTGGTGAAGAACAAAAAATGACTGGTCTTGCAGCAGTTGCTGAAGAGTCCAGTGCATCAACAGAGGAGATAGCAAGTGCTTCAGGAGAGATCTCTGACATGGCTAAGGGGTTAAAGAAAAAAGTTGAGAGTTTTTCTCTTTAA
- a CDS encoding PAS domain S-box protein yields MISVLYIDDQQDLLNIGKIFLEKSGEISADICSDPKKAFDHLTTRNYDAIISDYEMPEIDGITLLKNIRQRGCNTPFIIFTGKGREEVVIDALNSGADFYLQKGGDPKAQFIELIHKLKKAVDKQKTERALEKQISLIKRITEISTGLMNTPFLFIDKKIEDALEEIGTLCRSDRCYLMMWDDATKKTFSITHDWCKPGYKSAYEEIQNENLSDYYKIFFELDQNQYVLCDSVTRKKTEEPEFFGKIGDLNIQSILLVPIQIGEVTTGILGLDTLLQETSWIDEEINTLRIFGQVIINAIIRRKGDQKLVESEERYRNVVEQQAEFICRYRPDGTHIFVNNAYCMYFGIPSDEVIGKKFKPKMPKEDLKELCQYFSKLTPEYPDGTIEHQVIFPDGGIRWQQWSDHAVFDEHGTCVEYQSVGRDITDRKRIEINLAQSEELYRTVFESTGTAMMVLDEDTSIISANHEMERISGYSRSNIEHSMSWTSFVSPEDLKRMYEYHQNRRKGVSNIPSQYEFTFITRDNQRIRSFITVGMIPDTKQSIVSIIDISKLSDTEHALRESEEKFRKLAESLSLGVYIIQDEKFLYANPYIVSLLGYTLEELCSLPFFSFFLEEDIPTIKKTMEDRLTKKTSSVVYHVHAKTKRKTIILIEIQGSITFYQSKPAFIGIFKKLGEEHE; encoded by the coding sequence ATGATATCTGTATTATATATTGATGATCAACAGGATCTCCTCAATATTGGGAAGATTTTTCTTGAAAAAAGTGGAGAAATATCCGCAGATATCTGTTCAGATCCAAAAAAAGCGTTTGATCATCTTACTACAAGGAATTATGATGCCATTATATCTGATTACGAGATGCCAGAAATTGATGGCATTACATTACTCAAAAATATCCGACAACGTGGTTGTAATACTCCTTTTATCATATTTACCGGAAAGGGACGGGAAGAAGTTGTAATCGATGCATTAAATAGTGGTGCTGATTTTTATCTTCAGAAAGGTGGGGATCCAAAGGCTCAGTTCATCGAACTCATTCATAAACTCAAAAAGGCGGTAGATAAGCAGAAAACAGAGAGAGCGCTTGAGAAACAGATATCTTTAATAAAAAGAATTACTGAAATCTCAACTGGTCTGATGAATACCCCTTTTCTTTTTATTGATAAAAAAATTGAAGATGCTTTAGAAGAAATTGGGACCTTATGTAGATCTGATCGATGTTATCTCATGATGTGGGACGATGCGACAAAAAAAACCTTTTCAATCACTCATGATTGGTGTAAACCTGGATATAAATCTGCATATGAAGAAATCCAGAACGAAAATCTATCTGATTATTATAAAATATTTTTTGAATTAGATCAAAATCAGTATGTTCTATGTGATTCCGTCACAAGAAAAAAAACAGAAGAACCAGAATTTTTCGGTAAAATTGGAGATTTAAATATACAATCTATACTCCTTGTTCCCATCCAGATCGGAGAAGTAACAACAGGGATTCTGGGTCTTGATACGTTGCTACAGGAAACATCCTGGATTGATGAAGAAATAAATACTCTCCGGATATTTGGTCAGGTAATAATCAACGCTATCATACGAAGAAAAGGAGATCAAAAACTTGTTGAAAGCGAGGAGCGGTATCGGAATGTCGTTGAACAACAGGCCGAATTCATATGCCGATACCGCCCTGATGGAACACATATCTTCGTTAATAATGCGTACTGCATGTATTTTGGGATCCCATCAGATGAAGTAATTGGGAAAAAATTTAAGCCAAAAATGCCGAAAGAAGATCTCAAAGAATTATGCCAATATTTTTCAAAGCTTACCCCTGAATACCCTGATGGAACTATTGAACATCAGGTGATATTTCCCGATGGGGGAATCCGGTGGCAACAATGGTCAGACCATGCAGTTTTTGATGAACATGGAACCTGTGTTGAATATCAGTCCGTTGGTCGTGATATTACTGATAGAAAACGGATAGAAATAAATCTTGCACAATCAGAGGAACTCTATCGGACGGTATTTGAATCAACCGGAACAGCCATGATGGTGCTGGATGAAGATACGTCCATTATTTCTGCAAATCATGAAATGGAACGAATATCCGGGTACTCTCGCTCAAATATCGAACATTCGATGTCATGGACCAGTTTTGTTTCTCCTGAAGATCTGAAACGGATGTATGAATATCACCAGAATCGTCGGAAAGGGGTATCGAATATTCCCTCACAATATGAATTTACCTTTATCACCCGGGATAACCAGAGAATTCGTTCATTTATCACGGTTGGTATGATCCCTGACACAAAACAGAGCATTGTATCAATTATTGATATTTCCAAGCTTTCAGATACTGAACATGCACTTCGGGAATCTGAAGAAAAATTCAGAAAGCTGGCGGAATCTTTGTCACTCGGAGTTTACATCATCCAGGATGAGAAATTCCTCTATGCTAACCCCTATATTGTGTCACTCCTTGGATACACTCTTGAAGAACTCTGCTCCCTTCCTTTCTTCTCGTTCTTTCTTGAAGAAGATATTCCGACAATCAAAAAAACAATGGAAGATCGTCTGACTAAAAAAACATCTTCAGTGGTTTATCATGTCCATGCTAAAACAAAGCGTAAAACAATTATTTTAATTGAAATTCAGGGTTCAATAACATTTTACCAATCAAAGCCTGCTTTTATCGGGATCTTTAAAAAATTAGGGGAAGAACATGAATAA
- a CDS encoding PAS domain S-box protein translates to MFDENNKSPLVSVLYVDDEEDLLTIGKLFLERTGHFRVDTQTSAKTALSSSSIETYDAIVSDYQMPVMDGIEFLKTVREQYDDVPFILFTGRGREEVVIEAINNGADFYLQKGGEPKSQFAELSHKIRQAVRRKQAEKSVRESEKRVSDIINFLPDATFAINQKGEVIAWNRALEEMTGFSADSILGKTHDDYVTTFYTQDRPLLIDLIDEPDETIEMHYPTFFRDGSSISAETEMTRKNGEIFYLTIKVSRLYNQEGVITGAIETVRDITPLKNTERELFTSEQRYRSIIHDQTDFIARFTSDGTITFINEAYRDNFAPLLDLKDVEGKNIRDLMQIKNYSAVEAFLRSLTIDTPVREMEREVTGTDGEKHWQLWTVRALFDEKGTPVEYQVSGKDITRRKRDEEEIHAAYEELAASEESLQSSYQELLTSKQALVDSEFRLRSLIDNTEESVSMIDEEGRVIEWNRSSEMISGIPKEVALGMYIWDLTLRMAPAEHQDAEHRNAIKEALQSSLKTGVPVFPGPQIISGKRPDGTTIITRQRIFSMKTVRGYRFGSISHDITEEVLAKEALKESEERFRGIAERSSDLILVFDHRLCVTYASPAARTILGYEPHELLGKSYEFAIQNFFEQGGDVISHDAKEVLNGESKGKRVYERDIQIIRKDGTRAYVSIHAVPIFQDGVLTGAQASIREILPEEDDREENR, encoded by the coding sequence ATGTTTGATGAAAATAATAAATCGCCACTGGTTTCGGTTCTCTATGTAGACGATGAGGAAGACCTCCTCACCATAGGAAAGCTCTTCCTGGAACGTACCGGCCATTTCCGTGTTGATACTCAGACATCCGCAAAGACTGCCCTCTCTTCTTCTTCCATAGAGACCTATGATGCCATTGTCTCTGATTACCAGATGCCGGTGATGGATGGTATCGAATTTCTAAAAACAGTCCGGGAACAGTATGACGACGTCCCTTTTATTCTCTTTACCGGCCGGGGTCGCGAAGAGGTCGTGATAGAAGCAATCAATAACGGAGCTGACTTTTATCTTCAGAAAGGAGGGGAGCCAAAGTCGCAATTTGCCGAACTATCCCATAAAATCAGGCAGGCGGTCCGGAGAAAACAGGCGGAAAAATCAGTCCGTGAGTCTGAAAAGCGGGTATCGGATATCATAAACTTCCTTCCCGATGCTACCTTTGCCATCAACCAGAAAGGAGAAGTAATTGCCTGGAATCGGGCTCTGGAAGAGATGACCGGCTTTTCAGCTGACAGTATTCTTGGGAAAACCCATGATGACTATGTTACTACGTTTTATACCCAGGATCGCCCGCTCCTGATAGACCTTATTGACGAACCTGATGAGACTATAGAGATGCATTATCCCACATTTTTCAGGGATGGTTCTTCAATTTCTGCTGAGACCGAAATGACCCGGAAAAATGGGGAAATATTTTATTTAACGATAAAGGTCAGCAGGTTATACAACCAGGAGGGTGTTATCACCGGGGCGATAGAAACGGTCCGTGACATCACCCCCCTGAAAAATACCGAACGGGAACTCTTTACAAGTGAGCAGCGGTACCGCTCGATCATTCATGATCAGACCGATTTCATCGCCCGGTTTACATCCGATGGGACGATTACCTTCATCAACGAAGCGTATCGTGATAATTTTGCCCCTTTACTTGACCTGAAAGATGTTGAAGGGAAAAATATCCGCGACCTGATGCAGATCAAGAATTATTCAGCGGTTGAAGCGTTTCTTCGTTCACTTACTATTGATACACCAGTTCGGGAGATGGAGCGGGAGGTTACCGGGACCGACGGAGAAAAGCACTGGCAGTTATGGACCGTCAGGGCTTTATTTGATGAGAAGGGCACTCCTGTTGAATACCAGGTATCAGGAAAGGATATTACCCGTCGGAAAAGGGACGAAGAAGAGATACATGCAGCATATGAAGAATTAGCAGCATCTGAGGAATCATTGCAGAGCTCCTACCAGGAGCTTCTTACCAGTAAACAGGCTCTTGTTGACAGCGAATTCCGGCTCCGCTCCCTAATTGACAATACTGAGGAGTCTGTCTCCATGATTGATGAGGAGGGCCGAGTCATCGAATGGAATCGGAGTTCTGAAATGATATCCGGGATCCCGAAAGAAGTAGCCCTTGGAATGTATATCTGGGATCTCACCCTCCGGATGGCACCTGCAGAGCACCAGGATGCAGAGCATAGAAACGCAATAAAAGAAGCATTACAATCCTCGCTCAAAACAGGGGTACCGGTCTTCCCCGGACCACAGATTATTTCTGGCAAACGCCCGGACGGGACGACGATTATTACCCGCCAGAGGATCTTCTCCATGAAAACGGTTCGGGGATACCGGTTTGGGTCCATTTCTCATGACATCACTGAAGAAGTACTGGCAAAAGAGGCACTCAAAGAGAGCGAGGAGCGGTTTCGGGGGATAGCAGAACGTTCTTCGGATCTGATTCTGGTGTTCGATCATCGTCTGTGCGTTACCTATGCCTCTCCAGCAGCACGGACAATTCTTGGGTATGAACCTCACGAACTGCTGGGAAAATCATATGAATTCGCGATTCAGAATTTCTTTGAGCAGGGCGGCGATGTCATATCACATGATGCGAAAGAGGTTTTGAATGGCGAATCAAAAGGAAAGAGAGTGTATGAGCGAGATATCCAAATCATCAGGAAAGACGGGACCCGGGCATACGTTAGCATTCATGCCGTACCAATATTTCAGGATGGAGTATTGACCGGTGCCCAGGCATCAATACGTGAAATACTTCCGGAAGAGGATGATCGGGAGGAAAATAGGTGA
- a CDS encoding sensor histidine kinase has translation MDETLKDSPEYELAKKAVSVAERINSIIQFTKQYEDIGVKSPIWKNIRKTTLDASEQVHLGSVIIQNDISEDIEVFADPLLVKIIYNLIENAVRYGETITKIRFYEEEASNLVLICEDDGVGVIPEEKERIFERGYGRNTGLGLALCRDILTITDISIIETGEFGSGARFEISIPSTGWRKIPRD, from the coding sequence TTGGATGAAACTCTGAAGGATTCTCCAGAGTATGAGTTAGCAAAAAAAGCCGTATCTGTTGCGGAACGGATTAACTCAATAATCCAGTTTACAAAGCAATATGAGGATATTGGAGTGAAATCCCCCATCTGGAAGAATATACGAAAGACCACTCTTGATGCATCAGAACAGGTTCATCTTGGATCGGTTATCATACAGAATGATATATCTGAAGACATTGAGGTATTTGCTGATCCGCTCCTAGTGAAGATCATCTATAATCTGATTGAGAATGCGGTCAGGTATGGTGAAACGATAACGAAAATCCGGTTTTATGAAGAAGAAGCATCCAACCTGGTGCTTATCTGTGAGGATGACGGGGTTGGAGTAATTCCGGAAGAAAAGGAGAGGATATTTGAGAGAGGATATGGAAGGAATACCGGTCTTGGACTGGCTTTGTGCAGGGATATCCTTACAATTACTGACATTTCAATCATTGAGACAGGAGAGTTTGGGAGTGGAGCGAGATTTGAGATATCCATTCCCTCAACCGGGTGGAGAAAGATACCCAGGGATTAG